In Anthocerotibacter panamensis C109, the sequence GTGGTGAGTGCTTTGGCTGCGCTTCAGGTGGGGGACTTGGGGGTCTGTTCGCTTCAGGAATATCATAGGCTCCTGGGCAAGCGCGGTGTTCCGTTGACGGGCTGTGACCCCCAGCCACGCCCATGAGGGGTGGAGTTTGTTACACTGTGTAAAGATTTCCTGAGTGCAGATGAGCGTAGCAATTGCGGGTGGTGGGCTGGCGGGATTGTCCTGCGCAAAGTACCTATGTGACCAAGGCATCACCCCCATCGTACTGGAGCGGCGCGAGGTCTTGGGCGGGCTGGTAGCCGCCTGGAAAGATGAAGATGGCGACTGGTACGAAACCGGGTTGCACATCTTCTTTGGGGCTTATCCCAACGCGCTACAGCTCTTCAAAGAATTGGGCATTGAGGAGCGCCTCCAGTGGAAAGACCACACCATGATCTTCAACATGCCCGACGCTCCCGGCACCTACTCCAGCTTTGATTTCCCTAAACATCTGCCTGCACCCCTCAATGGCATTGTCGCCATTCTGCGCAACAACGATATGCTCACATGGCCCGAAAAGATTAAATTTGGTCTCGGGCTCATCCCCGCTATTCTCCAGGGCCAGTCCTACGTCGAGGCGATGGACAACCGCACATGGTCCCAATGGATGGCTGAGCGCAACATCCCGCCTCGGGTCGAAAAAGAAGTCTTCGTGGCGATGAGTAAAGCGCTCAACTTCATCAATCCTGACGAGATCTCCGCTACGATCCTGCTCACTGCGCTCAACCGCTTCTTGCAACAAAAAGAAGGCTCGCGCATGGCTTTTCTGGATGGAGCCCCGCCGGAGCGCTTCTTGCAACCCTTGGTAGACTCGATTACCAGCCGGGGCGGGCGGGTCCTGACCGAACAGGCGCTCCAGGAAATCCTGCTGCATACAGATGGGAGCGTAGCTGGATTTCAGATGCGCTCCGGGGAGGTCATCACAGCGGACGCCTATGTCTCCGCGATAGCGGTGGACCCCCTCAAAGCGCTCCTTCCACAACCCTGGCGCACGCTGCCCTTTTTCCAGCCGATGTATGAACTTGAGGGGGTACCGGTCATCAATATTCACCTCTGGTTTGACCGCAAACTGACCACCCTGGACAACATCCTGTTCAGCCGTTCGGATCTCCTCAGTGTCTATGCGGATATGTCCGAGGTCTGTCGGGGCTATGCTGATGCTGCGCGCTCTCACCTGGAATTGGTTTTTGCCCCGGCTAAAGACTGGATCAACCGTCCCGATGAAGCCATCTTGGAGGCCACGATGCAGGAGTTGGCCCGCCTTTTTCCCGATCAGCTCCCCGAGCCTGCTCGTTTGCGTAAATACCGTGTGGTCAAGACCCCCCGCTCTGTCTACAAAGCAGTCCCTGGTTGTGAAGCCCGTCGCCCCAGCCAGCAGACCCCCATCCCCAACTTTTTTCTAGCCGGTAGTTTCACCAAGCAGGAATACTTAGGCAGTATGGAAGGAGCGGTCTTGAGTGGCAAACTCTGTGCTCAGGCCATTGGAGGTAAAAGATAGCTGGAATTCCGGTTTCTCTGGTACTCCAGGGAAGCCCGGATTCACTTTTTCCGGGGTGGGTACTGCGGGGTGGTCAGACTCCGGCGGCTTCTGAGCAGGGCTTTTTCACCAGTGACTTTGCTCTTTTGGGAGGGCAAGACGGGCTTACCGCCGACCAAGGAAATCCAACACCCTGGTTTTGGACAGCTTTAATCCACAAACCCGTCAGACAAGCACTGGGGTGCTGGGCGTGGCGCAAGAAGCGCGTTGACAACAAAAGGGCGCAAGACTTGGCGGTCAGCCCCGAGCTGCATGACAAGGCTGGCGCGCTCGAGTAGCGGGGAGATAAATAGTTCTGGGTGCAGGGACTTCCAGAAATATTCCACGAAGGCATCGACTTCAGTTTCGCTCATGCCTCCATGCCCCTGTTCGCGCAGGCGCTGTTCGGCTTGAGCCCGCCACAGGCGGCTCAGACGAAAATCTGTCGGATGCAAAACCCAGAGCCGGTCCAGATAGTTCCAGAGTGGGAGGTAATGGGCTAGTTCTCGGTTGACCCTGAGCGCCCACGCTTGGTCCGCCTCGGTCACTATCGGCCAGGGAGCACCGGCTAGGACTTCTTCCGCCA encodes:
- the pds gene encoding 15-cis-phytoene desaturase is translated as MSVAIAGGGLAGLSCAKYLCDQGITPIVLERREVLGGLVAAWKDEDGDWYETGLHIFFGAYPNALQLFKELGIEERLQWKDHTMIFNMPDAPGTYSSFDFPKHLPAPLNGIVAILRNNDMLTWPEKIKFGLGLIPAILQGQSYVEAMDNRTWSQWMAERNIPPRVEKEVFVAMSKALNFINPDEISATILLTALNRFLQQKEGSRMAFLDGAPPERFLQPLVDSITSRGGRVLTEQALQEILLHTDGSVAGFQMRSGEVITADAYVSAIAVDPLKALLPQPWRTLPFFQPMYELEGVPVINIHLWFDRKLTTLDNILFSRSDLLSVYADMSEVCRGYADAARSHLELVFAPAKDWINRPDEAILEATMQELARLFPDQLPEPARLRKYRVVKTPRSVYKAVPGCEARRPSQQTPIPNFFLAGSFTKQEYLGSMEGAVLSGKLCAQAIGGKR